From Streptomyces sp. NBC_01460, a single genomic window includes:
- the thyX gene encoding FAD-dependent thymidylate synthase yields the protein MSDTPEPTKAHFRSDVTVDLVKSAAGDSDVLFAARVSTAGEQSLEEVTKDPERSKGLINYLMRDRHGSPFEHNSMTFFISAPIFVFREFMRHRVGWSYNEESGRYRELEPVFYVPGESRKLIQQGRPGKYEFVEGTPEQHALTSRAMEDSYRQAYDAYQEMLAAGVAREVARAVLPVGLFSTMYATCNARSLMHFLGLRTQHELAKVPSFPQREIEMVGEQMEQHWQTLMPLTHAAFNKNGRVAP from the coding sequence GTGAGCGACACCCCCGAGCCCACGAAGGCCCACTTCCGCAGCGATGTCACCGTTGACCTGGTGAAATCAGCGGCCGGCGACTCCGACGTGCTGTTCGCAGCCCGTGTGTCCACGGCCGGGGAGCAGTCCCTGGAAGAGGTCACGAAGGACCCCGAGCGCTCCAAGGGACTCATCAACTACCTGATGCGGGACCGGCACGGCAGCCCGTTCGAGCACAACTCGATGACCTTCTTCATCAGCGCCCCGATCTTCGTGTTCCGTGAGTTCATGCGGCACCGCGTGGGCTGGTCGTACAACGAGGAATCGGGCCGCTACAGGGAGCTCGAGCCGGTTTTCTACGTGCCGGGGGAGTCCCGCAAGCTCATCCAGCAGGGCCGCCCCGGAAAGTACGAGTTCGTCGAGGGCACCCCGGAGCAGCACGCGCTCACCAGCCGTGCCATGGAGGACTCCTACCGCCAGGCGTACGACGCCTACCAGGAGATGCTCGCCGCCGGAGTCGCCCGTGAGGTCGCCCGCGCCGTGCTCCCCGTCGGTCTCTTCTCCACGATGTACGCCACCTGCAACGCCCGGTCGCTGATGCACTTCCTCGGTCTGCGCACGCAGCACGAGCTGGCCAAGGTGCCGTCGTTCCCGCAGCGCGAGATCGAAATGGTCGGAGAGCAGATGGAACAGCACTGGCAGACCCTG
- a CDS encoding M16 family metallopeptidase has product MTSRSSVTTARPSSEGRAVARTQTLLKGSNGIGTVRRTVLPGGLRVVTETLPSVRSATFGIWANVGSRDETPTLNGATHYLEHLLFKGTAKRSALDISSAIDAVGGEMNAFTAKEYTCYYARVLDTDLPLAIDVVCDMLTGSLIAPEDVDAERGVILEEIAMTEDDPGDCVHDLFAHTMLGDTPLGRPVLGTVDTINALNRGQIARFYKKHYDPTHLVVAAAGNVDHATVVRQVRRAFERAGALTRTDAVPTAPREGSRTLRATGRVELLNRKTEQAHVVLGMPGLARTDERRWALGVLNTALGGGMSSRLFQEVREKRGLAYSVYSYTSGFADCGLFGVYAGCRPSQVHDVLKICRDELDRVATDGLGDEEISRAVGQLAGSTVLGLEDTGALMNRIGKSELCWGEQMSVDDMLAKIAAVTPDEVRAVAADVLGQRPSLSVIGPLKDKQADRLQEAVS; this is encoded by the coding sequence GTGACGTCCCGTAGTTCCGTGACGACGGCCCGCCCCTCCTCGGAGGGGCGGGCCGTCGCCCGTACCCAAACCCTTCTCAAGGGCAGCAACGGCATCGGCACCGTCCGCCGCACCGTCCTCCCCGGCGGTCTCCGGGTCGTCACCGAGACGCTGCCCTCCGTCCGCTCCGCCACCTTCGGGATCTGGGCCAACGTCGGTTCGCGCGACGAGACGCCCACCCTGAACGGCGCGACGCACTACCTCGAGCACCTCCTCTTCAAGGGCACGGCCAAGCGCAGCGCCCTCGACATCTCGTCCGCGATCGACGCGGTCGGCGGCGAGATGAACGCCTTCACGGCGAAGGAGTACACCTGCTACTACGCGCGGGTCCTGGACACCGACCTCCCGCTGGCCATCGATGTCGTCTGCGACATGCTGACCGGCTCCCTGATCGCCCCCGAGGACGTCGACGCCGAGCGCGGCGTCATCCTCGAGGAGATCGCGATGACGGAGGACGACCCGGGCGACTGCGTGCACGACCTGTTCGCGCACACCATGCTCGGCGACACCCCGCTCGGCCGCCCGGTCCTGGGGACCGTGGACACGATCAACGCGCTGAACCGCGGCCAGATCGCCCGCTTCTACAAGAAGCACTACGACCCCACGCACCTCGTCGTCGCCGCCGCGGGCAACGTCGACCACGCCACGGTCGTACGCCAGGTCCGCAGGGCGTTCGAGCGCGCGGGCGCCCTGACCCGCACCGACGCCGTCCCCACGGCGCCGCGCGAGGGCTCCCGCACCCTGCGTGCCACCGGCCGTGTCGAGCTGCTCAACCGCAAGACCGAGCAGGCCCACGTCGTCCTCGGCATGCCCGGCCTGGCCAGGACCGACGAGCGCCGCTGGGCGCTCGGCGTCCTGAACACCGCGCTCGGCGGCGGAATGAGCTCCCGCCTCTTCCAGGAGGTCCGGGAGAAGCGCGGCCTCGCCTACAGCGTGTACTCGTACACCTCGGGCTTCGCCGACTGCGGACTCTTCGGCGTCTACGCCGGCTGCCGGCCCAGCCAGGTGCACGACGTCCTCAAGATCTGCCGCGACGAGCTCGACCGCGTGGCGACGGACGGCCTCGGCGACGAGGAGATCAGCCGCGCCGTCGGCCAGCTCGCCGGTTCCACCGTCCTCGGCCTGGAGGACACGGGCGCGCTCATGAACCGCATCGGCAAGAGCGAGCTCTGCTGGGGCGAACAGATGTCCGTCGATGACATGCTGGCCAAGATCGCGGCGGTCACCCCCGACGAGGTCCGGGCCGTGGCGGCCGACGTCCTCGGACAGCGGCCCTCGCTCTCGGTCATCGGCCCTTTGAAGGACAAGCAGGCGGACCGCCTCCAGGAAGCCGTCTCCTAA
- the dapB gene encoding 4-hydroxy-tetrahydrodipicolinate reductase codes for MSKLRVAVLGAKGRIGSEAVRAVEAADDMELVAALGRGDRLEALTDSGAQAVVELTTPSSVMDNLDFCVRHGIHAVVGTTGWTDERLAQLNTWLSGSPETGVLIAPNFSIGAVLTMTFAEQAARYFESVEVIELHHPNKADAPSGTATRTAQLIAAARDKAGVGPQPDATATALDGARGADVDGVPVHSVRLRGLLAHQEVLLGGEGETLTIRHDSLHHSSFMPGILLGTRRVVTTPGLTFGLEHFLDLN; via the coding sequence ATGAGCAAGTTGCGCGTGGCCGTTCTCGGCGCCAAGGGACGCATCGGTTCCGAGGCGGTACGAGCCGTGGAGGCCGCCGACGACATGGAGCTCGTCGCCGCGCTCGGCCGCGGCGACCGGCTGGAGGCCCTCACGGACAGCGGGGCCCAGGCGGTCGTCGAGCTGACCACGCCCTCGTCGGTGATGGACAACCTCGACTTCTGCGTCCGGCACGGGATCCACGCCGTCGTCGGCACCACGGGCTGGACCGACGAACGGCTCGCGCAGCTGAACACCTGGCTCTCCGGCTCCCCGGAGACCGGCGTGCTCATCGCGCCGAACTTCTCCATCGGCGCGGTCCTCACGATGACGTTCGCGGAGCAGGCCGCCCGTTACTTCGAGTCCGTCGAGGTCATCGAACTGCACCACCCGAACAAGGCGGACGCCCCCTCCGGCACGGCCACCAGGACCGCGCAGCTCATCGCGGCGGCGCGCGACAAGGCCGGAGTAGGGCCGCAGCCCGACGCCACCGCCACGGCGCTCGACGGTGCCCGCGGCGCGGACGTCGACGGCGTCCCGGTCCACTCCGTCCGCCTCCGCGGCCTCCTGGCGCACCAGGAGGTCCTGCTAGGCGGCGAGGGCGAGACCCTCACCATCCGGCACGACTCGCTGCACCACAGCAGCTTCATGCCGGGCATCCTGCTCGGCACCCGCCGTGTGGTGACCACTCCCGGCCTCACCTTCGGCCTGGAACACTTCCTCGACCTGAACTGA
- a CDS encoding polyribonucleotide nucleotidyltransferase, translating into MENETHYAEAVIDNGTFGTRTIRFETGRLAKQAAGSAVAYLDDDTMVLSATTASKRPKDQLDFFPLTVDVEERQYAAGKIPGSFFRREGRPSEDAILTCRLIDRPLRPSFKKGLRNEIQIVETIMALNPDHLYDVVAINAASASTILAGLPFSGPIGATRVALIKGQWVAFPTHTELEDAVFDMVVAGRVLEDGDVAIMMVEAEATEKTIQLVKDGAEAPTEEVVAAGLEAAKPFIKALCKAQSDLASKAAKPTGEFPVFLDYQDDVLEALSKAVSTELAKALTIAGKQEREAELDRIKEIAGEKLLPAFEGREKEISGAYRALTKKLVRERVIKDKVRIDGRGVTDIRTLAAEVEAIPRVHGSALFERGETQILGVTTLNMLRMEQQLDTLSPVTRKRYMHNYNFPPYSVGETGRVGSPKRREIGHGALAERAIVPVLPSREEFPYAIRQVSEALGSNGSTSMGSVCASTMSLLNAGVPLKAAVAGIAMGLISQEIDGKTHYVALTDILGAEDAFGDMDFKVAGTKQFVTALQLDTKLDGIPASVLAAALKQARDARLHILDVMNEAIDVPDEMSPNAPRIITVKIPVDKIGEVIGPKGKMINQIQEDTGADITIEDDGTIYIGAQQGSQAEAARATINAIANPTMPEVGERYLGTVVKTTTFGAFVSLMPGKDGLLHISQIRKLAGGKRVENVEDVLGVGAKVQVEIAEIDSRGKLSLIPVIEGEEDEKKDDTDK; encoded by the coding sequence GTGGAGAACGAGACCCACTACGCCGAGGCCGTTATCGACAACGGAACCTTCGGCACCCGCACCATCCGCTTCGAGACGGGCCGCCTGGCCAAGCAGGCCGCAGGCTCCGCCGTCGCGTACCTGGACGACGACACCATGGTGCTGTCGGCCACCACCGCTTCCAAGCGGCCCAAGGACCAGCTCGACTTCTTCCCCCTCACGGTGGACGTCGAGGAGCGGCAGTACGCGGCCGGCAAGATCCCCGGCTCCTTCTTCCGCCGTGAGGGCCGGCCCTCCGAGGACGCGATCCTCACCTGCCGCCTGATCGACCGCCCGCTGCGCCCCTCCTTCAAGAAGGGCCTGCGCAACGAGATCCAGATCGTCGAGACGATCATGGCGCTCAACCCCGACCACCTGTACGACGTGGTCGCGATCAACGCCGCCTCCGCTTCGACGATCCTGGCGGGCCTGCCCTTCTCCGGCCCGATCGGCGCCACCCGCGTCGCCCTGATCAAGGGCCAGTGGGTCGCGTTCCCGACGCACACCGAGCTCGAGGACGCCGTCTTCGACATGGTCGTCGCCGGTCGCGTCCTCGAGGACGGCGATGTCGCGATCATGATGGTCGAGGCCGAGGCCACCGAGAAGACCATCCAGCTCGTGAAGGACGGCGCCGAGGCCCCGACCGAAGAGGTCGTCGCCGCGGGCCTCGAGGCCGCGAAGCCCTTCATCAAGGCGCTCTGCAAGGCCCAGTCCGATCTCGCCTCCAAGGCCGCCAAGCCCACCGGCGAGTTCCCGGTCTTCCTCGACTACCAGGACGACGTCCTGGAGGCGCTCAGCAAGGCCGTCAGCACCGAGCTCGCCAAGGCGCTCACCATCGCCGGCAAGCAGGAGCGCGAGGCGGAGCTGGACCGCATCAAGGAGATCGCCGGCGAGAAGCTGCTCCCGGCCTTCGAGGGCCGCGAGAAGGAGATCTCGGGTGCCTACCGCGCGCTGACCAAGAAGCTGGTCCGCGAGCGCGTCATCAAGGACAAGGTCCGCATCGACGGCCGTGGCGTCACGGACATCCGTACGCTCGCCGCCGAGGTCGAGGCCATCCCGCGCGTGCACGGCTCGGCGCTGTTCGAGCGTGGCGAGACCCAGATCCTGGGCGTCACCACCCTCAACATGCTCCGCATGGAGCAGCAGCTGGACACCCTCTCCCCGGTGACCCGCAAGCGCTACATGCACAACTACAACTTCCCGCCGTACTCCGTCGGTGAGACCGGCCGCGTGGGCTCGCCCAAGCGCCGCGAGATCGGCCACGGCGCGCTCGCCGAGCGCGCCATCGTGCCGGTGCTGCCGTCGCGCGAGGAGTTCCCCTACGCGATCCGCCAGGTCTCCGAGGCGCTGGGCTCCAACGGCTCGACGTCCATGGGCTCGGTCTGCGCCTCCACCATGTCCCTGCTGAACGCCGGTGTGCCCCTCAAGGCCGCCGTCGCCGGTATCGCCATGGGCCTGATCTCGCAGGAGATCGACGGCAAGACCCACTACGTCGCCCTCACCGACATCCTCGGTGCGGAGGACGCCTTCGGCGACATGGACTTCAAGGTCGCCGGCACGAAGCAGTTCGTGACCGCGCTCCAGCTCGACACCAAGCTCGACGGCATCCCCGCCTCGGTCCTGGCCGCCGCGCTGAAGCAGGCCCGTGACGCGCGTCTGCACATCCTGGACGTCATGAACGAGGCCATCGACGTCCCGGACGAGATGTCCCCGAACGCCCCGCGGATCATCACCGTCAAGATCCCGGTGGACAAGATCGGTGAGGTCATCGGCCCCAAGGGCAAGATGATCAACCAGATCCAGGAGGACACCGGCGCCGACATCACGATCGAGGACGACGGCACCATCTACATCGGTGCCCAGCAGGGCTCGCAGGCCGAGGCCGCCCGCGCCACGATCAACGCCATCGCCAACCCGACCATGCCGGAGGTCGGCGAGCGCTACCTGGGTACGGTCGTCAAGACCACCACCTTCGGTGCTTTCGTCTCCCTGATGCCCGGCAAGGACGGTCTGCTGCACATCTCGCAGATCCGCAAGCTCGCCGGTGGCAAGCGCGTGGAGAACGTCGAGGACGTGCTCGGCGTCGGCGCCAAGGTCCAGGTCGAGATCGCGGAGATCGACTCCCGCGGCAAGCTCTCCCTCATCCCCGTCATCGAGGGCGAAGAGGACGAGAAGAAGGACGACACCGACAAGTGA